In Aspergillus nidulans FGSC A4 chromosome IV, a single window of DNA contains:
- the mvp1 gene encoding sorting nexin Mvp1 (transcript_id=CADANIAT00000193), translating into MSLFGTSPDDSPAADSARRSKTSLFADEPSFGTGSANFGGSSLFADDDDLGSPWNSNTAKRTSKQQLVKTLLPDSDVPESYIDAYDLVLSAGERAGTGVSLTTVRELLSGGGLSATDQAKILNLVLSGDTDRSNGLSRGEFNVLLALIGLAQEGEDLTFDTVDDRRKSMSFASEDYIETNRLAELPVPNSSYLDALRAKQESIMPPSHERPSTPPAPPIPVQEPSPAQSRRARGDSMGGLDADPWGSPQLHRGHAHTQREAERGMLNGYGSVRSATNAWSKTGDSVNPDAPSNSSYTNGRSEIRSSNSADYGWGDHFAQSSQGGSLGGPVQPGLGDFGRPGIGRGEPNPSRQSLNIDRAINNHVKEVVTVTLLPEKEGLFMFQHRNYEVKSARRGSTVVRRYSDFVWLLDCLHKRYPFRQLPLLPPKRIAADSNSFLEKRRRGLVRFMNALVSHPVLSQEQLVVMFLTVPTELSVWRKQATISVQDEFAGRVLPPDLEDSLPSTLMETFETVRSGVKRSAEVYINLCTLLERLAKRNEGLAADHLRFSLALQSLTEMTRDTYALDTNDVPLLNEGIKATARHLSASQSLLEDEARAWEDGVLEDLKRQRDSLVSVREMFDRRDRYARNNIPQLERRIEANERKLQDLRARPQGTVKPGEIEKVEESIFKDKESIVQQHARGVFIKECIRDELIYFQQSQYHISRLHQDWSQERVKYSELQADNWRSLGDQVEGMPLGD; encoded by the exons ATGTCATTATTTGGGACGTCGCCAGATGACTCCCCGGCAGCCGATTCAGCTCGGAGATCCAAAACTTCTTTATTTGCCGACGAGCCTTCGTTCGGCACCGGCAGCGCTAATTTTGGCGGGTCCTCTCTCTTcgcagatgacgatgatttAGGTTCACCGTGGAATAGTAACACTGCCAAACGAACATCCAAACAACAATTGGTCAAAACTTTGTTGCCGGACTCGGATGTACCTGAAAGCTATATCGATGCGTACGACCTCGTACTGAGTGCGGGGGAAAGAGCGGGCACGGGCGTTAGCCTAACGACTGTTCGAGAGCTATTGTCTGGCGGCGGACTTTCGGCAACGGATCAGGCCAAGATCCTCAACCTTGTTCTCTCCGGTGATACTGATAGGTCCAACGGGCTGAGTCGTGGAGAGTTCAATGTTCTACTAGCTTTGATAGGGCTTGCGCAGGAAGGTGAAGACTTAACTTTCGACACCGTAGACGATCGCCGCAAGAGTATGTCCTTTGCGTCCGAAGACTACATTGAAACTAACAGGCTTGCAGAGCTTCCTGTACCAAATAGCTCCTATTTGGATGCGCTGCGCGCGAAGCAAGAGTCTATCATGCCCCCTTCGCATGAGcgtccttccactcctcctgCGCCCCCAATTCCCGTACAAGAACCGAGCCCCGCGCAATCGCGGCGTGCTAGAGGAGATTCCATGGGTGGCCTAGATGCAGACCCATGGGGTAGTCCGCAGCTACATCGTGGCCATGCTCACACTCAGCGCGAAGCCGAGCGCGGCATGCTGAATGGGTATGGCAGCGTTCGATCAGCAACAAACGCCTGGTCCAAGACTGGTGACTCGGTAAATCCAGATGCACCCTCTAATTCGAGCTACACAAATGGCCGGTCTGAGATTCGCAGTTCCAATAGCGCCGATTACGGGTGGGGTGACCATTTTGCGCAATCATCACAGGGCGGGAGCCTCGGAGGGCCAGTTCAGCCTGGTCTCGGAGATTTTGGACGGCCAGGGATCGGTCGGGGCGAGCCTAATCCCAGTCGACAGTCACTGAACATTGACCGGGCCATAAACAACCATGTCAAAGAAGTGGTGACAGTAACACTTCTCCCAGAGAAGGAGGGGTTGTTCATGTTTCAGCATCGCAATTACGAGGTTAAATCGGCACGTCGCGGGAGCACAGTTGTTCGACGTTATAGTGATTTTGTCTGGCTTCTTGATTGTCTTCATAAACGATACCCATTCCGTCAACTACCTCTACTTCCACCGAAACGTATTGCAG CGGATTCAAATTCTTTTCTCGAAAAGCGTCGGCGCGGTCTCGTACGATTTATGAATGCCCTTGTCTCACATCCGGTTCTCAGTCAGGAGCAGCTGGTGGTTATGTTCTTGACGGTTCCTACG GAGCTCTCGGTATGGCGAAAGCAAGCGACAATATCTGTGCAAGATGAATTTGCTGGTCGGGTTCTACCCCCTGACCTAGAAGACTCTTTACCCTCCACCCTCATGGAGACCTTCGAGACAGTCAGGAGCGGCGTTAAACGGTCGGCCGAGGTTTATATCAACCTCTGCACGCTTCTTGAGCGGCTAGCCAAACGTAATGAAGGCCTTGCTGCAGACCATCTGCGTTTCTCGCTTGCCCTGCAGTCCCTTACAGAAATGACTCGGGACACATACGCGTTAGATACGAACGACGTGCCTTTACTGAATGAAGGGATCAAGGCCACGGCAAGACACTTGTCCGCCAGTCAAAGTCTGCTAGAAGACGAGGCGCGGGCGTGGGAAGACGGAGTGTTGGAAGATTTGAAACGTCAGCGAGACAGCCTAGTGAGTGTGCGGGAGATGTTTGACCGACGGGACCGATATGCCCGTAACAACATCCCCCAGTTAGAAAGGCGAATTGAGGCGAATGAACGCAAGCTCCAAGACCTACGAGCGCGACCACAGGGGACCGTCAAGCCAGGTGAAATCGAAAAGGTCGAGGAGTCGATTTTCAAG GACAAAGAATCAATTGTACAACAGCATGCGCGTGGAGTGTTCATCAAAGAGTGCATCCGAGACGAGCTTATCTACTTCCAACAGAGCCAGTATCACATCAGCCGGCTTCATCAGGATTGGAGTCAAGAGCGAGTCAAGTACTCGGAGCTGCAAGCTGACAACTGGCGGTCACTGGGTGACCAGGTGGAGGGGATGCCTCTTGGAGACTAA
- a CDS encoding protein nha1 (transcript_id=CADANIAT00000192), with protein sequence MAWDHLDIDKPHLAYMILGGFTGLFMLCSLFVKEKLYIGEATVATICGIIFGPHAANLFNPIEWGNVDKITLECSRIVLVVQCFAVGVELPKAYMERHWKSVTLLLLPVMTWGWLITSLFIWSLIKPLTWLEALVCAACVTATDPVLASSVVGKGKFAKRVPRHLRDLLSAESGCNDGMAFPFIYLSYYILHYRPDANAVSLHWFCVTILYECVFGAIFGFTIGYAARHAIRFAERKQLIDRESFLVFYFVLALFCAGSGSLLGMDDLLIGFAAGVGFSNDGWFTEKTEESHVSNVIDLLLNLAYFVYLGAILPWADYNNADLGLDAWRLVVIAILVIFFRRIPIMLLLKPIIPDVKTWREALFAGHFGPIGVGAIFACILARAELETGSTQPVVSDDLPKPHTHNYYVVQIIWPLTTFMVVASILVHGSSIAVFTLGKRINTLSITLSYTQANEEGPSWMNRLPRVQSLAKGSMSFRKADDSEGSSPNEPEYPPGTLPPIGLPGNFLRRVQEDDSGSPTGRVSTRRGRRRRRKADGAGGPISQSAIAPQRPSEVESEDAEKTVGDTESTTPSPPPATWRDAIVNVYVEGHDLIYEDKDGNVLKTEHVGHMSAEEQKRHVQAERSKLNLEFQQPPDETKPGSSEEQPTAGERLEKSIGDKAKRRRFGQWLGFGKQRSENQEQKDAKTEKKSAEEAGPKAPKGKGRSAHAYQFGNTIIVEDEDGEVIKKYSIPSVDKSEAKGNAPVRRGLVRMGTWFGKEEEGEPSQAGKKTHENEWLADDGLRFTLANDETVGKHGISHKGRRMTKQEFADQIRNLGPKARQSIVEDSDAPKRVKDAARDDAQQADKRERRASAAGSAHQTGAPHDDLESVSSGSDDEPDSEEGPGPNVAETLARIAAGTATGTAADERRKDLSPGTSSRERSPRSRRDSDDDGTERVPPSKLREAAGLALPQQALDLDDTGETPAERRRRLAALGEYSDSEDDVDSDAVSEGEDDHNNRKGPGKISFADGTNLEAGSTYDREGNGLGSSRMHSRRSRSRISWGGEKGRE encoded by the coding sequence ATGGCGTGGGATCATCTCGATATCGATAAGCCCCACCTGGCGTACATGATCCTAGGAGGTTTCACGGGCCTGTTCATGCTTTGCTCTCTCTTCGTCAAGGAGAAGTTGTACATTGGCGAGGCTACTGTGGCTACCATCTGTGGAATCATCTTCGGTCCCCATGCTGCGAATCTGTTCAACCCAATTGAATGGGGAAATGTTGACAAAATCACGCTTGAATGCTCCCGCATTGTGCTCGTTGTACAATGTTTTGCGGTAGGCGTCGAGCTGCCAAAGGCGTATATGGAACGGCATTGGAAGTCAGTCACGTTACTGCTTCTGCCGGTCATGACTTGGGGCTGGTTGATCACCAGTCTTTTTATATGGTCGTTGATCAAGCCGCTCACCTGGCTTGAGGCTTTGGTGTGCGCCGCGTGCGTTACAGCCACCGATCCTGTCCTTGCCTCTTCCGTTGTCGGTAAGGGTAAATTTGCCAAGCGTGTTCCCAGGCATTTGCGAGACCTGCTATCCGCCGAGTCAGGCTGCAACGATGGCATGGCGTTTCCTTTCATCTACCTGTCCTACTACATTTTGCATTACCGCCCGGATGCGAACGCTGTCTCGCTTCACTGGTTTTGTGTCACCATTCTGTACGAGTGTGTGTTCGGAGCGATCTTCGGTTTTACGATCGGCTATGCGGCTCGCCACGCGATCAGATTTGCCGAACGTAAACAGCTGATTGACCGCGAGAGCTTTCTCGTCTTCTACTTTGTGCTCGCGCTCTTCTGCGCTGGCTCTGGAAGTCTTCTCGGCATGGACGACTTGCTGATTGGCTTTGCCGCTGGCGTGGGATTCAGCAACGACGGTTGGTTCACGGAGAAGACGGAAGAGTCGCATGTCTCCAATGTCATCGATCTGCTGCTCAACTTGGCTTATTTCGTGTACCTTGGAGCTATTCTTCCGTGGGCGGATTACAACAACGCCGATCTTGGCCTGGATGCCTGGAGGCTTGTTGTCATTGCAATTTtagtcatcttcttccgccgcaTCCCTATCATGTTACTCTTGAAGCCTATTATTCCGGATGTGAAAACATGGCGTGAAGCTTTATTCGCCGGACATTTTGGTCCTATTGGGGTCGGTGCCATTTTCGCCTGCATCTTGGCTAGAGCTGAACTTGAAACGGGCTCTACACAACCCGTGGTGTCGGACGACCTCCCCAAGCCTCATACGCACAATTATTATGTGGTGCAGATTATCTGGCCGTTGACTACCTTCATGGTTGTCGCATCCATCCTTGTTCACGGTTCGTCCATTGCGGTCTTCACCTTAGGGAAACGCATCAACACACTATCAATTACTCTGTCCTACACCCAGGCGAATGAAGAAGGACCGTCTTGGATGAACCGTCTCCCGCGTGTCCAGTCTTTAGCTAAAGGGTCAATGTCCTTCCGCAAAGCCGATGATTCAGAAGGATCGTCACCAAATGAGCCTGAGTACCCGCCCGGAACTTTACCTCCAATCGGTCTCCCAGGTAATTTCCTGCGCCGGGTACAGGAAGACGATAGTGGTTCCCCGACTGGCAGAGTATCAACCCGCAGAGGTCGTAGACGCCGCAGAAAGGCTGACGGAGCAGGTGGACCTATCAGCCAATCGGCCATTGCGCCTCAACGACCATCCGAAGTGGAGTCTGAAGATGCTGAAAAGACAGTCGGGGACACCGAGTCCACGACACCTTCGCCTCCACCTGCCACATGGCGTGATGCTATTGTCAACGTTTATGTCGAGGGTCATGATCTTATCTATGAAGACAAAGATGGAAACGTACTGAAGACGGAGCATGTCGGCCACATGTCTGCTGAGGAACAAAAGCGGCATGTCCAAGCAGAACGATCCAAGTTGAACTTGGAATTTCAGCAACCTCCTGATGAAACCAAGCCAGGAAGTTCTGAGGAGCAGCCAACGGCGGGCGAACGGCTTGAGAAGAGTATCGGTGATAAGGCAAAACGTCGGCGATTCGGACAGTGGCTCGGATTTGGTAAACAGCGATCTGAGAaccaggagcagaaggatgcGAAGACCGAGAAGAAGTCAGCCGAAGAAGCTGGTCCGAAAGCGcccaagggcaagggtcGATCTGCTCACGCTTATCAGTTTGGTAATACGATcattgttgaggatgaggatggagaagtCATTAAGAAATACTCCATCCCGTCTGTGGACAAATCCGAAGCCAAAGGCAACGCCCCCGTCCGACGTGGTTTGGTCCGCATGGGAACGTGGTTCggcaaggaagaagaaggcgaaccGTCTCAGGCCGGGAAAAAGACGCATGAAAACGAATggcttgctgatgatggGCTCCGATTCACCCTTGCTAACGATGAGACTGTTGGCAAACATGGCATTAGTCACAAGGGTCGGAGAATGACGAAGCAAGAATTTGCCGACCAGATCAGGAATCTCGGGCCAAAAGCCCGGCAAAGCATTGTTGAAGATTCCGATGCTCCTAAACGTGTCAAAGATGCTGCTCGCGACGACGCTCAGCAGGCGGACAAACGAGAACGACGTGCGTCGGCCGCTGGGTCTGCGCATCAGACCGGAGCGCCTCATGATGACCTGGAATCTGTAAGCAGTGGCAGCGATGACGAGCCAGACTCTGAAGAAGGACCTGGCCCCAACGTCGCCGAAACATTGGCACGTATTGCCGCAGGAACTGCTACGGGAACCGCCGCCGATGAGCGACGTAAAGATCTCAGCCCAGGGACATCGTCCCGCGAACGGAGCCCTCGTTCGCGGCGAGATTCGGATGACGACGGCACCGAACGAGTGCCGCCATCCAAGCTCCGCGAAGCCGCTGGCCTCGCGCTTCCGCAACAAGCGCTCGACCTGGACGACACCGGTGAAACACCTGCGGAACGTCGACGTCGTCTTGCCGCCCTTGGTGAGTACTCGGACTCAGAAGACGATGTGGATTCGGATGCTGTTAGTGAGGGTGAGGACGACCACAACAACCGGAAAGGTCCTGGAAAAATCTCATTCGCAGACGGGACGAACCTTGAAGCGGGCAGCACTTACGACCGTGAGGGCAACGGCCTGGGTTCGTCGCGGATGCACTCGCGCCGCAGCAGGTCGAGGATATCGTGGGGCGGCGAAAAAGGGCGCGAGTAG